One part of the Corynebacterium aurimucosum ATCC 700975 genome encodes these proteins:
- a CDS encoding excisionase family DNA-binding protein, giving the protein MNEVRNHRPHTTVPPQDLEAMLDVSKFLERLEGPPALVGSDGQAVDLPEEALGVLSEAVRAMQQGKAITVAPVDQLLTTQEAADFLGISRPTLVKKLEDGSIAFERTSGGKHRRVRLVDVLQYRDEQRAERRKALRELVSEAQRAGAYSAGTDDADAEDIALSLKGARKEAAEKARRG; this is encoded by the coding sequence ATGAATGAGGTACGGAATCACCGCCCCCACACGACCGTCCCGCCGCAAGACCTAGAGGCCATGCTCGATGTGAGTAAGTTCCTGGAGAGGTTGGAGGGGCCGCCTGCGCTCGTGGGGTCCGACGGGCAAGCGGTGGATCTGCCCGAAGAGGCACTTGGAGTGTTGTCAGAAGCCGTTCGCGCGATGCAGCAGGGAAAGGCCATCACTGTCGCACCTGTGGACCAGTTGCTCACAACGCAGGAAGCAGCAGATTTCCTTGGTATTAGTAGGCCAACTCTGGTGAAAAAGCTCGAGGACGGGTCGATAGCGTTCGAACGCACCTCAGGAGGCAAGCATAGGAGAGTTCGGCTCGTTGACGTGCTGCAGTACCGGGATGAGCAGCGGGCTGAACGTCGTAAAGCGCTGCGAGAGCTCGTTTCTGAGGCGCAGCGCGCGGGCGCCTATAGCGCGGGTACTGATGATGCAGATGCAGAGGATATTGCCTTGTCCCTCAAGGGCGCACGCAAGGAAGCAGCAGAGAAAGCGCGGCGTGGCTAG
- a CDS encoding restriction endonuclease has product MAILKWHGYMVPVLHVLASDGQVFKRSVLIEEAAVRVGVTDEERLETIPSGQPLYENRVGWALTFLKKANAIISPARARFQITDFGRDLLARYPEGMTEKQLRAEIAGTEAELTWRGPSQGSKAVHKANSDKQSDLPEVESELDPLEQVETGVSRNNELVAGDLLTRLHENEPAFFEQAVLDLLMAMGYGGTQGKATRTQLSNDGGIDGIIDQDALGLSRIYVQAKRYGLDKSIGRPDIQAFVGALQGAQADRGVFLTTAKFSDRAQEYADAVASRVVLIDGNRLAELMIRYGVGVQVKRTVALVEVDEDYFE; this is encoded by the coding sequence ATGGCAATTTTGAAGTGGCATGGATACATGGTTCCAGTGCTTCACGTATTGGCGTCAGATGGCCAGGTGTTTAAGCGCAGTGTGCTTATCGAGGAGGCTGCGGTACGCGTTGGCGTTACGGACGAAGAACGTCTTGAGACCATTCCTTCCGGACAGCCGCTCTATGAAAACCGTGTTGGTTGGGCGCTGACATTCCTTAAGAAGGCGAACGCCATCATTTCGCCGGCGCGGGCGCGTTTTCAAATTACAGACTTTGGCCGTGACTTGTTGGCACGCTATCCGGAAGGGATGACGGAGAAGCAGCTGCGTGCAGAAATTGCGGGCACGGAAGCGGAATTAACATGGCGGGGCCCGAGTCAGGGAAGCAAGGCTGTGCACAAGGCGAATTCTGATAAGCAAAGCGACCTTCCGGAGGTCGAAAGTGAGCTCGACCCACTGGAACAGGTGGAAACCGGTGTTTCCCGCAACAACGAGTTGGTGGCTGGTGATCTGCTCACGCGGTTACACGAGAATGAGCCGGCGTTCTTTGAACAAGCAGTACTGGACCTGCTCATGGCCATGGGATACGGCGGAACGCAGGGAAAGGCCACGCGTACGCAGCTATCCAATGATGGTGGTATCGACGGGATCATTGACCAAGATGCGCTGGGTCTTTCCCGGATCTACGTGCAGGCTAAACGGTATGGACTGGATAAGAGTATTGGGCGGCCGGATATTCAGGCCTTCGTGGGCGCGCTGCAGGGCGCGCAGGCGGACCGCGGGGTGTTCCTGACTACGGCGAAATTCTCCGATAGGGCGCAAGAGTACGCGGATGCGGTGGCCTCACGCGTCGTCTTAATCGACGGGAATAGGCTGGCGGAACTGATGATTCGCTATGGCGTGGGTGTTCAGGTCAAGCGGACTGTAGCGCTGGTTGAAGTGGATGAGGATTACTTTGAGTAG
- a CDS encoding restriction endonuclease subunit S translates to MASTAKHDWPMVPLPKLVQFQSGGTPSTKKPEYYNGEIPWVTSADISESHCIDAKKFITEAAIRNSAACIAQPGSVLLVTRIGVGKSALVEAPVSFSQDVTNLNDLSEECNARYLLHFLQSARSFFQSRSRGVTIKGIKRTDLNDLLVPLPPLDEQRRIAAILDEVESAIVAAKSQLSELSAIPFWMGDRKFELVALSELVDIRSSLVDPTSEPYMDMPHIAPNNLSSGSDDFVGVKSAVEDRVTSGKYAFQAGDILYSKIRPYLNKVSIAAYDGVCSADMYALVPRNRTQTDWIVWQLRSSRFLAYAASSSGRASIPKINRKALGAFKVQIVEPAVLEQFNREQNVKKTIENSVRKKLYLLQELQSSLSTRAFQGEL, encoded by the coding sequence ATGGCGAGCACTGCAAAGCATGACTGGCCGATGGTGCCACTGCCGAAGTTGGTGCAATTCCAATCAGGTGGGACGCCTTCTACCAAAAAACCTGAATATTACAACGGTGAAATACCTTGGGTGACAAGCGCGGATATTTCTGAAAGTCACTGTATAGATGCAAAAAAGTTCATCACAGAAGCAGCGATAAGAAACTCAGCGGCCTGTATCGCTCAACCCGGTTCTGTCCTTTTGGTTACGCGAATCGGTGTGGGGAAATCTGCGTTGGTTGAAGCCCCGGTTAGCTTCAGCCAGGATGTTACAAATTTGAATGATCTGTCAGAAGAATGCAACGCAAGATATTTGCTTCATTTTCTACAGTCTGCTCGTTCTTTCTTCCAATCGAGGAGTCGTGGAGTAACCATCAAAGGGATCAAGAGGACGGACCTAAATGACTTATTGGTTCCCCTCCCTCCCCTCGACGAGCAGCGCCGTATCGCGGCGATTTTGGATGAGGTGGAATCAGCAATTGTCGCTGCGAAGTCGCAGTTGTCAGAGTTGAGTGCAATTCCGTTTTGGATGGGCGACCGAAAGTTCGAACTAGTCGCACTAAGCGAACTGGTCGATATTCGCTCAAGTCTGGTTGATCCGACGAGCGAACCATATATGGATATGCCGCATATTGCGCCAAACAATTTGAGCTCGGGCTCTGATGACTTTGTTGGAGTTAAATCCGCTGTTGAAGATAGGGTGACTAGTGGAAAATATGCTTTTCAAGCAGGCGATATCCTTTATTCAAAAATTCGTCCGTACCTAAACAAAGTTAGCATTGCTGCTTACGACGGAGTCTGTTCGGCGGACATGTATGCGCTGGTTCCTAGAAACAGAACGCAGACTGATTGGATTGTTTGGCAGTTACGATCTAGTCGCTTTTTAGCCTATGCCGCATCTTCATCAGGGCGCGCCAGCATACCTAAGATCAACCGTAAGGCGTTGGGGGCTTTTAAAGTTCAGATAGTTGAACCGGCGGTTTTGGAACAGTTCAACCGTGAGCAAAATGTGAAGAAGACCATAGAAAATTCTGTACGGAAGAAACTTTATCTCCTGCAAGAATTACAAAGTTCCCTATCTACTCGCGCTTTCCAAGGAGAACTCTAA
- a CDS encoding N-6 DNA methylase → MAATATLKYMITGALKNNVDRIWDTFWSGGISNPVSVIEQFTYLLFIKDLDERQVQIDKRRALGDPTATEDIFDASQQDLRWRNLIEDRDIARRKATIINKVFPFIKEMGGTGFQEHMANASFEIESEATLSRVMELIDQLHFSNKDMKGDLYEYMLDKLSTSGTNGQFRTTSHIIELLVALMEPTPQQRIIDPACGTAGFLVAANDWIAHHHRADLFNKDTRTTFTNEGLTGFDFDKTMVRIAAMNMFMHGFEEPNISYRDSLQQLPTTFDEAFDLVLANPPFAGSLDKDAVDPKLKSVTTAKKTEILFVHRFLQLLKPGGRAAVIVPEGVLFGSTKAHKALRKTLVEDQRLDAVIKLPSGVFKPYSGVSTAVLCFTRTDSGGTDEVWFYDVTADGYSLDDKRTPLLDAPLLGPSPASHIQDLSDPALADDPTPVTLTDEQLKLNNLPDVVARWHSRTTDERERARTDYSFTVPKEEIAQADYDLSMNRYKEIVLEVEETRDPMDIIAEIEELDRDITQGLANLKTMLSEGK, encoded by the coding sequence ATGGCTGCAACAGCTACCCTGAAGTACATGATTACCGGCGCCCTCAAAAACAACGTCGACCGCATTTGGGACACCTTCTGGTCCGGCGGCATTTCCAACCCTGTTTCCGTCATCGAGCAGTTCACCTACCTGCTCTTTATCAAGGACCTCGACGAGCGTCAGGTCCAGATTGACAAGCGCCGAGCGCTAGGAGATCCCACCGCGACGGAAGACATCTTTGACGCCAGCCAACAGGATCTGCGGTGGCGCAACCTCATTGAGGACCGTGACATCGCCCGCCGCAAGGCCACCATTATCAACAAAGTCTTCCCCTTCATCAAAGAGATGGGCGGCACGGGCTTCCAAGAACACATGGCCAACGCCTCCTTTGAGATCGAATCTGAGGCCACGCTCTCGCGTGTCATGGAGCTCATTGACCAGCTGCACTTCTCCAACAAGGACATGAAGGGCGACTTGTATGAGTACATGCTGGACAAGCTGTCCACCTCGGGTACGAACGGCCAGTTCCGCACGACCAGCCACATTATCGAGCTCCTCGTCGCGCTCATGGAGCCCACACCACAGCAGCGCATCATCGACCCAGCGTGTGGCACTGCCGGGTTCCTGGTGGCTGCCAATGATTGGATTGCCCACCATCACCGCGCAGACCTGTTTAACAAGGACACGCGCACAACGTTTACCAATGAGGGCCTGACAGGCTTCGACTTTGACAAAACCATGGTGCGCATCGCGGCGATGAACATGTTCATGCACGGCTTTGAAGAACCCAACATTTCTTACCGCGATTCGCTGCAACAGCTGCCCACAACGTTCGATGAGGCCTTTGACCTTGTCCTGGCCAACCCGCCTTTTGCGGGCAGCCTGGATAAGGATGCCGTCGATCCCAAGCTCAAGTCGGTGACGACGGCCAAGAAGACGGAGATTCTTTTTGTCCACCGCTTCCTGCAGCTACTCAAGCCGGGCGGTCGCGCTGCGGTGATTGTCCCTGAAGGTGTCCTCTTCGGCTCTACCAAGGCGCACAAAGCCCTTCGCAAAACCTTGGTTGAGGATCAGCGCCTTGATGCGGTCATCAAATTACCCTCCGGCGTGTTCAAGCCCTACTCGGGGGTGTCCACCGCAGTTTTGTGCTTTACCCGTACGGACTCCGGCGGCACTGATGAGGTGTGGTTCTATGACGTCACCGCGGACGGTTACTCGCTGGACGACAAGCGCACTCCGCTTCTCGACGCCCCGCTGCTCGGCCCCTCCCCCGCCTCCCACATCCAGGACTTAAGCGATCCCGCGCTTGCCGACGACCCCACGCCCGTCACCCTCACCGACGAGCAGCTGAAGCTCAACAACCTTCCGGACGTGGTTGCCCGTTGGCACTCCCGCACCACCGACGAGCGTGAGCGCGCCCGCACGGACTACTCCTTCACCGTGCCGAAGGAAGAGATTGCTCAAGCCGACTATGACCTCTCCATGAACCGCTACAAGGAGATCGTCCTCGAGGTAGAAGAAACCCGCGACCCCATGGACATCATCGCCGAAATCGAAGAACTCGACCGCGACATAACCCAAGGCCTTGCCAACCTCAAGACCATGCTCAGCGAGGGGAAATAA
- a CDS encoding CueP family metal-binding protein: protein MKRLISLAAACAAAITLSSCSTDSPVPSEASKSAASSTDIQQVPAEEILAEFDLEGLDGQEIVDKLDRQSKDERNSDLLASVRPNELILATEQGQASLPLPEDKFYLSIAPYLSHTHDCFNHSLTTCTGELSQEDIHVTITDDEGNELVNEDTTTFDNGFIGYWLPADKKGTITIEQDGKTGEVPLDTSDEGGTCVTTLQMA, encoded by the coding sequence ATGAAACGCCTCATTTCTCTTGCTGCCGCCTGCGCCGCAGCCATCACCCTGTCCTCTTGCTCTACTGACAGCCCCGTACCGAGTGAAGCCTCGAAAAGCGCCGCTTCCAGCACCGACATCCAACAGGTGCCTGCCGAGGAGATCCTCGCCGAGTTCGATCTCGAAGGATTGGATGGCCAGGAAATCGTGGACAAGCTGGACCGCCAGTCCAAGGACGAGCGCAATAGCGATCTCCTCGCATCCGTGCGCCCGAACGAGCTCATCCTCGCTACTGAACAGGGTCAGGCCTCCCTGCCGCTGCCGGAGGACAAGTTCTACCTCTCTATTGCGCCGTACCTCTCCCATACGCACGACTGCTTCAACCACTCCCTGACCACCTGCACCGGTGAGCTCAGCCAGGAAGACATCCACGTCACCATCACGGATGACGAAGGAAATGAGCTAGTCAACGAAGACACCACGACGTTCGACAACGGCTTCATTGGCTACTGGCTGCCGGCCGACAAGAAGGGCACCATCACCATCGAGCAGGACGGCAAGACCGGCGAGGTTCCCCTGGATACCTCTGACGAAGGCGGTACCTGCGTGACCACGCTGCAGATGGCATAA
- a CDS encoding Fic family protein gives MRRATSRVRWEHHERPHVSELGTDRALFRLTKQLPDLVWNAAALEGNTFTLPEVRTLLDGVTVGGKALAEQQQILDLSEAFNLLHELVLKEECAVDKATSNALHAVLARNEALDAGLFRGEGHVEGDGGGVRLMDGGFIPFDPADELGEAHADLLVSLQGLENPVEQALAYFCSATRSQFYFDGNKRTARLVASGLLMSNGYAALNIPNARRLEFNLALDELFRSDDATTLMDFLYDCLEESSQ, from the coding sequence ATGAGAAGAGCAACGAGCCGAGTGAGATGGGAACACCATGAGCGGCCGCACGTTTCGGAGTTGGGGACCGACCGTGCGTTATTTCGATTAACCAAGCAACTTCCTGACTTGGTGTGGAATGCCGCCGCGCTGGAAGGAAACACGTTTACCCTCCCAGAAGTCCGTACGTTGCTCGATGGCGTCACGGTGGGTGGAAAGGCGCTTGCTGAACAGCAACAGATCTTGGACTTGTCAGAAGCTTTCAACCTGCTCCATGAGCTGGTCCTCAAAGAGGAATGTGCGGTGGATAAAGCCACCAGTAACGCACTCCATGCCGTGCTAGCAAGGAACGAGGCCCTGGACGCTGGTCTTTTCCGTGGTGAAGGCCATGTGGAGGGAGATGGCGGTGGAGTGCGGCTCATGGATGGCGGGTTCATCCCTTTCGACCCTGCTGATGAATTGGGTGAAGCTCATGCCGATTTGCTGGTCTCCCTTCAAGGGCTTGAAAACCCAGTCGAGCAAGCGTTGGCCTATTTCTGCTCTGCCACGCGTAGCCAGTTTTACTTCGATGGAAACAAGCGAACCGCACGGCTTGTGGCGTCAGGCCTCTTGATGAGCAATGGCTACGCAGCACTTAATATCCCTAATGCGAGAAGGCTGGAATTCAACCTTGCCCTCGATGAACTGTTCCGATCCGATGACGCTACGACCTTGATGGACTTCCTGTATGACTGCCTAGAGGAGTCCTCCCAGTAA
- a CDS encoding helix-turn-helix domain-containing protein: MDPVQLLKKSPLSLSEVSRRSGVSRNTLNLWLRGTAQPSLAGLNKVMRVLGYEVSVSVHRMSDAAAATAARVLLGELISEDPDVKGWIDRFVQWGDAPGEDGDYQALIERAGWASNPYGRRGALHFLPSNPITIASAVDASGQPWAMSGAFAAQRRSKQSAGRAEKPHSTLIWCTNPAEIVPSLPTRIRASAEPVSGGITLVPAAGEELTGATKESGIHYVSPHQHSIDVCAENYVGGA; encoded by the coding sequence ATGGACCCAGTACAACTCCTCAAGAAAAGCCCGCTGAGTCTAAGTGAGGTTTCTCGGCGTTCGGGGGTCTCGCGAAATACGCTCAATCTGTGGTTGCGCGGGACAGCGCAACCGAGTTTGGCCGGGTTGAACAAAGTAATGCGCGTGCTCGGATATGAGGTTTCCGTATCGGTGCACCGCATGAGTGACGCCGCCGCTGCGACTGCTGCCCGAGTGCTTCTTGGGGAGCTAATAAGTGAGGATCCAGACGTTAAAGGGTGGATTGACCGGTTTGTGCAGTGGGGCGACGCTCCGGGTGAGGACGGAGACTATCAGGCACTCATAGAACGGGCCGGATGGGCGTCCAACCCCTATGGCCGCCGCGGGGCTCTCCACTTCTTGCCGTCGAATCCCATAACGATTGCCTCGGCGGTTGATGCGAGCGGGCAGCCGTGGGCGATGTCGGGTGCTTTTGCAGCTCAACGCAGATCGAAGCAAAGCGCTGGTAGAGCAGAAAAGCCTCACTCGACGTTGATTTGGTGCACAAATCCAGCGGAGATAGTTCCCTCGTTGCCCACTCGGATTCGTGCGAGTGCCGAACCCGTATCCGGAGGAATCACCCTCGTGCCTGCCGCTGGTGAAGAGTTAACGGGCGCAACGAAAGAGTCAGGAATACACTACGTATCACCGCATCAGCATTCTATTGATGTGTGCGCAGAAAACTATGTGGGAGGGGCATAG